A genomic segment from Nicotiana sylvestris chromosome 1, ASM39365v2, whole genome shotgun sequence encodes:
- the LOC138871662 gene encoding uncharacterized protein, with protein sequence MAEKLHLINWKMVTREKNEGGLGIRSPKAKNMVLLTTLAWIPVRNPSTPWAQTITAKYAKNKSLAFTSFIRKSLLKGWNVCNAGILWHLCKNSKINIWYSNLIYNSNTLRTSIEVPLSKND encoded by the coding sequence ATGGCAGAGAAACTGCATCTCATTAACTGGAAAATGGTTACAAGAGAAAAAAATGAGGGAGGGCTTGGCATTCGTTCTCCAAAAGCCAAAAATATGGTCTTGCTAACCACTCTTGCATGGATACCGGTGAGAAACCCTAGTACTCCATGGGCTCAGACGATCACGGCTAAGTATGCAAAGAATAAATCTCTGGCTTTCACTTCTTTTATCCGGAAATCTCTCCTTAAGGGATGGAATGTATGCAATGCTGGCATTCTTTGGCATCTTTGTAAAAACTCAAAGATTAATATTTGGTACTCTAATTTGATTTATAACTCTAACACTCTTAGGACTTCAATAGAGGTTCCTCTTAGCAAGAATGATTAA